From the genome of Cryptococcus neoformans var. grubii H99 chromosome 11, complete sequence:
CTGCCCGTTCTGGAAGTCACTCGCGCCATCGCCTCGCTACCGTTCTGTCCTTCGCCTGCTTCCTACAGCCTCCAGCGAGAGATGCAACATGGCAAGCAGTTACGTACAATGCATATCCACATCTACCCTCTAGTGATCTATCGTcacagaaaaaaaaaggattCAAAAAACACCATCTTATAAGAGGAGCCCCTTGCTACTCAAATCAGCCCTTTCCAGCCCCTGGTCCCCTCCCACTTCGATTACCAGTCCATCCCAAGCAGGCTTgacttttcctccctcctccatccatcGCTCGCCGAGTCCCTCATGTTCACCTTCGCCAAACACCTTGTCCCACATTCTCTTTACAAGCCACTCAGCCTGAGCGGCATCAGGGTGATCACGGACCTCATAGTCACGCCCATCGCGATAAGTCAGAGAATTACAAATCTCTTCCCACATAAAATGTGATGTCGGATGGGTACTGCCAATGACGTAGGTATTGGCAGCGCGGAGGCGCAGAGCCGCAATGAGAGCTTGTGCGAGGGAAAAGTGAGAGGCATGCGATTGCAACGGCCAGAGGGCATCAATGATTAACACTGGTACATTATGAGCTCTGAGTCGCTCAAGACGACCGGCGGCGTggggagagatggagaggttgGCGAGATCACTGATGGACTGGTTCTTAGGGGCTCCTCTAGGAGTGTCATCTCCCCCCCGGGAATCGACTGGTGTCGGAAAGATCGACTGCCTTCTAGATGAAGGCTGCAACATTCTATCCCATGTACTTTGAGGAATTCCGCTGACATCCGACATGTAGATGATCGAGTCATCAAATTCAAATGCCAGGCAGATCAGAGGCTCGGGTTCGACCTTGGCTGGAGGGTCACGTACAGGCTCGGCGTTGGTAGGTGGTAGAACGGAATGAAAGTAAATTCCGTGGTGGACTGTAAAGAGGTTAGAAGAACAAGAATATAAAAGATATATCAGAGTCAAACTCGCCTGGAAGGACCTTGACATCAATCCCTTCAACTTGAAAttcaccttcatcctcaataATCTTCCAGATTAGCTGTGGACTATTTTTGCATCAGCTATAAACTATGATTGATAGCGGCGGTCTTAcacatcaccaccacctgATACTTTCGTCTTGTCAACCATATAAGGAAATGTTTCCTCCACTTTGTGGAACGTTTCCTTGTTGAGATATACGGGTATGGCTTTCCCTTGTCTTACACACCATTCTCTCAAATCATCGAGTCCAAAATAGGCGTCAGCATCTGTGCACGGCCTTTAGCACTCCGAATTTGAACAGCCGCGCAAGAAAGGTAGCTCACGCCCATGGGTAAGCAACACGGCATCAATGGTCTTCACTCCCCACGTAGGAAAGAACCTCATTGCCTGTTCTCTGAACGTCTTACCGACATCTACCAGCACGTTCTTCCAGCTTCCTTCCGCAGACTGTTTCCTCAGAAGAACACTTGTATTTCCACGTTTATTCTTCCAGCCTTCGGGGACATCGGGGTCTACAGTCGAACGGCAACATGCACATGGGATGTTCTTTGGCCATTCACCTTCTGGATCATAAGTCGAGCCAGCGTAGGCGGTTGAGCTGGCTGTTGAGGCAGGCGAATGGGAGCGCCCGGATGAACGGTCTCTAtcgtggagaagagggaccATGTTGGACCACCTGTGGGGATAGGgggtggagagggtgaggcAGGGGGTGAGTGGGAGGCCCGTTGACGTGGCTGTtccaaggaagaggagctggAGGGGCTGAGATGTAGGCATGGTGGGATGTGGGATGTATAAAATGTAAGAGAATATTCGGATACGTAGTGGAATGAGGTGCAAGGCGAAAGAAGATAGGAGGATGAATGCCCGGTGGAGgttgaaaaggaaagataTTCCACGTCATCCCTTGTTGATTGACTactaataataataataataatagaTGCTActacatcatcatcgaatCATCATCTATATTATTATCGACGAGATCTATGCTTTCTATATTTAACCTTCTACTACTATTGTCGTACGATTGATCATTCCTcaatcctcttcgtccagCGACTACACTCACCATGTCCACGTCCTCTCCCAccccctccgcctccaGCAGACCCTTCCCCTCACAATTCGCAGACAACCAGGACCAGCCAGGATCATTTTACCGAAACCTTTTCTATATCCTCGTCGGCCTTCTATGCggcttttctctcttctccttcttgactcTCATGCGGGCCAGGCGAAGGAGACGGGCTGTAATTGATGAAGTGAGTCATGCAGAATCAAATTGTGTTCCCCGATCTAATGCAGGTTTCTTTACAGGCCCTGAGACTGGGAGTAATGGTGCCAGGTGTGCCAGGCTACGTTCCCCTTCAAGACCGTCAGGCTTTGAcgtggatgaagagtgaTGGGAACCAACTTCCAGATTGGTGGGAAATCGAAAAGTTGAAGGGCCCAGATGACCCGCCTCTATTGACTGATGACGGCCGTTCCAGTGGTCCCATGGATCAGCAGAACTCGGTAGCTCCACCTACGGGCGATTTGCACCAGCGGCAAACAAATGAAGAGTCTTCCTCTCACAATTTCGAGTCGTTTGTACGTGATTCAAGAGATCAGCAAATATGGTTATCCAGCTTACCTCTTTAAAAGCGACCGCTTGCCATCATCCCTCCAGTCGCCACCGAAACTTCGACACAGCCTATTCCGATATCCAAGCTTAAATTTTTCCCCAACCACCTTGCTTATCGACCTTCTGCCCTTCTGCCCCCACCTGCTCGATTCGACGGCATTAATTCTGAAAACATGATGGAGAAGTTGGGGCAGTTGAAAGGGAATatggtggagatggtgacTGTCATACGGATGCCGGTTCCCTCTTGGACAGGAGCCAGTGCGaacgatgaagatgttgaggtCTTCAAAGAATGGGCTGGCATCGAGCTGGGAATTACAAATCTACAGGTGGCTGCTGAGTCGCACGAAGTTAGTTGACATTTGGGTTCCAGAAGATTGTTGTTATGGACCGTTTGTGTTGTTATTTGGGTTTCCGGGGTATAATAATTATGGCTTTGTAAGAGCGAGATTTACAACTATTGGAGCTTCTTTGTATACATCGCATTGTATCTGTTTACTTGGTATGCACTAACTAATCCAACAACATATACTCATTCTTTCATGTTACATCCGGAAAACTCCCCAGTCGCCATTGTCTCCATCAGCCCCAATCTCACCCCTCGTACCCTGCCCGCCGTGTGGTCTCTTTGCCCTTTCATCATGTGCTAGCTCCAATGTGAGGCCTAAGATGTCCCTTGTGTCACTAGGCTTGATGATTCCGTCATCCTATTGGCCCGTAagctctttcctttctgaCGAGTATGATGATATTCAACAGGCTCACCCATAATCTTGCTGTGGAATAGATTCCCATACTCTGTTTCTCAATTGCGTCTCGTAACTCttgtctcttcctctcagcGTCCTCTGCGACTTTCCCGTTTTCTTGGGCTCGTTTGCCTTGCACAGTGTGCATGACAGTAGACAATTGATCAGGACCCATAACGCTGATCCTCGCATTTGGCCACATAAACAGGAAACGAGGTGAATACGCTCGACCGCACATGCCATAATTCCCCGCCCTTTACAATTCCATCAGCCGATTGCGATTGTGTATGCGAAAAGCCGGAAAGGTAAATCGAGCTCACCCATAACTTCCTCCCACAACAAAAGTATACTTTTCCACTTTTGCCCTCGCTACTGCTCTGACCATTTTTGCTCCATCTTTGGCGATACCGCCTCTTTCTGCTTTTTCGCCTACCATGTAGCCGCTCACATTTACCAGGAATACGAGCGGGATACCTCGCTGGGAGCAAAGGTTGATAAAATGGGTTGCTTTTTGGGCAGAGGGAGATAGGAGAACACCGGCATTCGCTATGATACCAACCCTGTTTCGACAATGTCAACCATCACCTTTTTTTAACTATCAAAGTGTACCAGGAACTCACGTATACCCATGGACCTCTGCGAAACCGGTGATGATTGTCTTACCGAAATCCTTCTTAAACTCCCTGAATTCACTTCCATCCACCAACCTCGCGATAATTTCCCTCGGATCATAACTTTGCCTTGGATCTGCTGGGACGATCGCGTTGAGATCTTCAGTTGGGTAAAGTGGGGGTATcacctctctctttccagcAGATGCACTGGCAGATGGGGGTACTTGGGCTATAGGGATAGAAGATAAGTCGCGTACGGCTTCCCGCGCCAGACGAAGAGCATGGGAGTCCGATGAGGCAAGATAATCTGCCACTCCTGATACCGAGGTGTGCATATCACCTCCGCCTATTACCACTCTGTCAATGATACTGCGAGAGAAGAGTGATTAGAAACGAGGGGCTTACCCAAAGCTTCTTCGTCGACTATTTCACCAGTAGCGGCTTTGACTAAAGGTGGACCCGCGAGAAAGATGCGGCCTTGGTTCTGATACTAGTCAGTTCACATTTATTAGCGTATGGAAAGTGATAAACcttgacgatgatgaccaCATCGGACATTGCAGGCATATATCTGCTCTGCGTTAGTGCTTGCCTTAAAGCAAGAAAACATACTCACGCTCCGCCAGCTACGCTAATCCCGTGGACCACACTGATTTGAGGAATGCCCATTCCAGACATCCTTGCAATGTTGTAAAAAATTCTTCCAAAATGGTCCTTTTTGCATGTCAGCACTCTACACAATTTTTCAACATATAAATGACTGACGTGATCTGGGAATACCTCTGCTTGATACGGCAACGCAGCGCCTCCAGATTCGACGAGGTAAATGCAAGGCAGAGAATTTTCAAGGGCAACTTGCTGAGCCCGCAAGTGCTTCTTCACCTTGATGGTGAAATCCCCGCTCGGTAAGCCTCAAGGTGTCAGAACGGCTGAACTGACTCACGGTGAGGGGGAAGTAGGTGCCGCCTTTGACCGTCGGGTCATTGGCAACGATCATACATTTTCTCCCTGCTATCATTCCTAAGCAATGTCAGCAACTGACCATAATGTAACCTTTGAGGAGACATACCTATACCAGTAATTAGTCCGGCACCTGGTAAAGCGTCAGGATACACATCGTGTGCTGCCAGAGGTGAAAGCTCGAGGAAGGGGCTGGCTGGGTCGAGTAGCGCGGACACCCTGTCGATCTATCAGCCCGTTCAATAGCAAATGCAAATATGCCCATACTCACCTCTCTCTGGCAGACAGTTTATCGGTGCCCTTGGCTTTCCATCTATCCAGAACCTTTTGCCCGCCACCTTCCTTTGCCTGGGCTCTCAGCGTTTCTATTTCGCGAATTAGACCTTCCATAAACAGTCTGTTGGACTCTGACTGGGGGGATACTTTTTTGAAGCTAGTGGGCAGAAGGCGAGCGGAGACTAGAGGAGGGGGTGGCTGGGGTATGAGGGTACGAGCGAGGGACAGGAAAACAGACGAGGGCGGTCGGGGGCGGGCGAGAGGCAGGGTGAAGGATCTGGGATACATAGCTGGAAGTAGTATGGGGTTGCGAATGTTGATGTAGATAGAGCGCACAAGCTGCATATGCTACTGGGGAAGTGCATGTTTATAGCAGCGACCCACATTGTCACTATCCTACTGTCCAGCTGCTCGTTGACTCACGAGCATGTGCCAGTTTAATACGTAAATGGATCTCCGGGTAGTGAACATACCCGACGGCGATGCCCGCGAAAGATGTCCATAGGGAAAAGCCGCTTGCTGTGCCTGGTGGTGCCTAGCACACAGAAGATAAAAACAAACAGTGCTCGTTCCCCCGCTCCTTTGTTCGCGCTCCTTCGAGTCCTTCCGCACATCATCCCCCTCCTGGCCCACACATCAATAACTCGGTAGTCAGCAATCAGTGTCTCCTGCGGCACACATACATGCGGCCTACCGCAAACACACGCACAGGATAAACAAGACGAGAGGACCCTTAGAGCCTGCATCGCTGTAGAAGAAAAATATAGACTGTGCAGTCACAGCTCGAATGCAACTCGGCATCTTCATTGTCATTTGAGCCTTTGGAACACATCTATTATTGATACCTTAATTCAGCTCTATCCCACTGCTAAAATAATAGCTTCCTTGTATTCGTAGTCACGCCATTACTGGGGCAATCTCAGCATCAACCGTCGCTCCTTCATCGCTTCACTCATCACTCTGTCATGTCTGGAAATGGACATTACAGAAGAGACCAAAGACTCGTGGTAGTGGGATGTGGCGGTAAGTTTTAGACCACGTCTCAGGACCGGTGATCGCTCATTCCTTGGGTTTCTTCAGGTGTTGGCAAAACTGCCATTACAATCCGCTTCATGACATCCCAGTTCTACGATCAGTAAGGATGactttcttcctcatcttatttccttccttgccttaTAGCTTTCAGAGAATACAATCCAACCATCGAAGACTCATATAGAAAGCAAGTGGTAGTTGATAACGAAGCAACAACCTTGGAGATCCTAGACACTGCCGGCCAAGGTTGGTCTCGTTCCTGACAGTTTTTGCTTTGATTATACATGCGTTGACATGCAGGTGCATGGCAGAGGAATACGCCGCCATGGCCGATCAATGGTACACCTTCGGCTCAGGGTTTCTACTCGTGTATTCTTTGACAGACCGCTCATCATTTGAGGAGATACAGAACTTTCACAGGGAAATATTAAGAGTGAAAGACAGAGATTACGTGCCATGTGTAATAATTTGCAATAAGGTAAGTCCAGTattttctctcctttaATCCTTATGATCGCTAAGGGAAGGACGTCAGTGTGATCTGCAAAAGTATCGATCAGTTGGACAGCTCGAGGGCCGTGAGCTCGCGCGATCCGTACACGCTCCATTTATAGAGTGCTCGGCAGCAGAACGAGTGAACGTGGATGTCGCATTCAACGAGTTGGTCAAGCTCGTGCGGAAAGATGAACGAGTAAGAATTAACTACGACATCGCTTTTTGACGCTCATGTAGAGTTGCGCGTTGTAGCGAATATCTCTGGCTGCTCAAAAGCTTCTCGAAGGCCCATTTCTCTCGCCACCTCAACCACCGCgaccaaaaaaaataaaacaAATAAATGAAAAGGATAAGTCGAGCCATAATCGAAGGCAGAGAGGGAAAAATAGTGATGATGTTCCTTTTTGCAATGATTGTACCGTCATGTAAGGATGCAGTGAAATCGCAGCAGCTCTCGAGGATCTGCGTTTGACGATCAGAATATCTTCTTTACAAATCAGGCGCCGAATAACCTACAGTAGCCGCATTGGTACCAGTCGATGTCCTGATTATCTCTCGCCAGTATGGTCAGTCATTGGGCTTCTTACCCTGATCCAACTTCTGAGCCTATATCATATCAACCATTAACCCTGTGCCTCTTTAAACTGTAGCTGTACGTGGTGCCGCTGTTGATCGCTGACCACCGTAGTAGTGAACATAGATACTAGAAATGAAATGTACTAATAGTACAGGCACAAATAATATCTTTCCACAAAGCCCTTGATGTATATCATGGAATCACAACAGTCAAGCTCTCGTGCTACATCATTGCGATGACTCTCTCCCATCCATTTACCCACTCTGCCTCCCTCAGCAATCTTTCTAAATCTGGTCCGCCTTGAACGAGACTCTCCAACCATGCTGCCGCCTTTGCTGAATATGGCCCAAGTGGCCGATCTATCGTGTCAGTGCCTGCTGACCTTAGGGCGGCAGACGATACAGGTGTAACATTATTAACGGGTGTTCCTCCAGGTTGTGCAGGGTGCGCAGAGGTTACAGGGGAAGGTCCGGCAGAACGAGCACGATTGTCACTTGTCATATGATAGGGTTGATGTCCGCCGCTAGGCACTGTACTTGACTTGGTAGGAGAAGGTATATCGCCGTTTGTTGAACGTcgtgaggaagagggcgCTTGAATAAAAATcctgaagaaaagggatgAGACACGAAACAATCGATCAACTCGGAAGGGGAACTTACGACTCCAAAGGGGCATCGACATGCGATACCATGCCTCTAATTACCACCGTGGCCTTCTTCGAGAATAACGCCACCGCATCTGCGCCCGCGCCCGTCATATCCAACAGTTCTAGTGCTTCTGCTACTCCAGCTCTCATACTCATAAACTCCGCCGATCTTGATGGGCCTGGGGACAATCCCGCATCAGCGCTGACCGCTTTATCTATATGCATAATAAGGCAAAGAGTCGCCGCATTCTCAAATACGGTTACAGGGCTGAATAGGCGGAACGCCACTTTTGCATCAAGCATCCTTGCCGACCGTTGAACccgaagggaagagagtgatATTTGGGCTACGACCTGACGAGCGGTAGCAGATGTTGTAGGCCACAAGTATGCCGGTAATTGAGCCCGATGCAACCCACACCGGTAACTAAACAAGGCAGTGTGAAGTCGGACACGCTGAAGCGGAAGATAGGGGAAGCTTGCGTCGTATCGACTATCTGTCATCGGAAATACTttgaagaaaggaggaagactATCTTGGAACGTATCCAAAATTTGGTCATAATGGTGTACCATGTCAGGGGAAATGTTGGATGCAGATATGGTGGCGAAGGAGTCGAGCATGGCAGTGACGCGACGAGCGAGATGAGTATGAGCTAAGAGAGCGGTGCATGGAGTGGGGGGAGAATCGGGGGGGACAGAGGGAAGTTCTCGGGCATCTTGAGGCACACGATAGAGATCGGGTTCTGACAAAGGGGATGGGAGCTGGATACCTTGGTGAGCGTCCAGAATTGTATAAGGAAGTGAGGTTTCGCTGCATGTACGTCAGCGCATACTGCCGACCTAAGAAGGAGACGACTCACAATGAATATTGTCTATCAGCAATGTATAATGACCACattactcttcttctaaGCTCTCTATCCCCTTGAGGTAAGCCTTCCCATTCCCTCCCAAAACCTAACGCTTGAGCTATTTTGATACCCTGCGCTAACCATGTACCAGCCAACACAGACTCCTCTCTCCTGTGACCGAGCATCCAATATCTATACGAAACAAGCTTGAACATGACCAACAAAATTGAGTACGTATCGGCTTGTTCAGCTATTTGGGCGCTGAGAAGAGCA
Proteins encoded in this window:
- a CDS encoding metallo-beta-lactamase, giving the protein MPTSQPLQLLFLGTATSTGLPLTPCLTLSTPYPHRWSNMVPLLHDRDRSSGRSHSPASTASSTAYAGSTYDPEGEWPKNIPCACCRSTVDPDVPEGWKNKRGNTSVLLRKQSAEGSWKNVLVDVGKTFREQAMRFFPTWGVKTIDAVLLTHGHADAYFGLDDLREWCVRQGKAIPVYLNKETFHKVEETFPYMVDKTKVSGGGDVPQLIWKIIEDEGEFQVEGIDVKVLPVHHGIYFHSVLPPTNAEPVRDPPAKVEPEPLICLAFEFDDSIIYMSDVSGIPQSTWDRMLQPSSRRQSIFPTPVDSRGGDDTPRGAPKNQSISDLANLSISPHAAGRLERLRAHNVPVLIIDALWPLQSHASHFSLAQALIAALRLRAANTYVIGSTHPTSHFMWEEICNSLTYRDGRDYEVRDHPDAAQAEWLVKRMWDKVFGEGEHEGLGERWMEEGGKVKPAWDGLVIEVGGDQGLERADLSSKGLLL
- a CDS encoding acetyl/propionyl CoA carboxylase encodes the protein MQLVRSIYINIRNPILLPAMYPRSFTLPLARPRPPSSVFLSLARTLIPQPPPPLVSARLLPTSFKKVSPQSESNRLFMEGLIREIETLRAQAKEGGGQKVLDRWKAKGTDKLSARERVSALLDPASPFLELSPLAAHDVYPDALPGAGLITGIGMIAGRKCMIVANDPTVKGGTYFPLTVKKHLRAQQVALENSLPCIYLVESGGAALPYQAEVFPDHDHFGRIFYNIARMSGMGIPQISVVHGISVAGGAYMPAMSDVVIIVKNQGRIFLAGPPLVKAATGEIVDEEALGGGDMHTSVSGVADYLASSDSHALRLAREAVRDLSSIPIAQVPPSASASAGKREVIPPLYPTEDLNAIVPADPRQSYDPREIIARLVDGSEFREFKKDFGKTIITGFAEVHGYTVGIIANAGVLLSPSAQKATHFINLCSQRGIPLVFLVNVSGYMVGEKAERGGIAKDGAKMVRAVARAKVEKYTFVVGGSYGAGNYGMCGRAYSPRFLFMWPNARISVMGPDQLSTVMHTVQGKRAQENGKVAEDAERKRQELRDAIEKQSMGIYSTARLWDDGIIKPSDTRDILGLTLELAHDERAKRPHGGQGTRGEIGADGDNGDWGVFRM
- a CDS encoding Ras family protein, coding for MSGNGHYRRDQRLVVVGCGGVGKTAITIRFMTSQFYDQEYNPTIEDSYRKQVVVDNEATTLEILDTAGQEEYAAMADQWYTFGSGFLLVYSLTDRSSFEEIQNFHREILRVKDRDYVPCVIICNKCDLQKYRSVGQLEGRELARSVHAPFIECSAAERVNVDVAFNELVKLVRKDERRISLAAQKLLEGPFLSPPQPPRPKKIKQINEKDKSSHNRRQRGKNSDDVPFCNDCTVM